The Arachis ipaensis cultivar K30076 chromosome B05, Araip1.1, whole genome shotgun sequence nucleotide sequence cctctttcttctcctGCTTCTGACTGCACTCTCACTCTTCCATCCTTCCTTCGAAGCAGGAgaaaatatctccctctctctctctccacaaATAACACACCTAACCTAACCCTCAAAACGCCACCGTTCCGCCATGCCTTCCCTTGCTCTCTCAAACGGCGCCGTTCCCTCCCCTAAGGacaacaaaaaacacaaatccaaaaaggaaaagaaggaaAACAACGTCGACGACGCTCAGGCTCAGCAGCTAAACGGCGCCGTTTCTGAAACCAAGAAGAAAAGctccaagaagaggaagaagctctcctctgatgaggatgaggacgATCAGAAGAGTGAGACTAGCTCTGAGCTCGTTGAGCCTCAGAATGATGAAGGCTTGAAAtccaaggagaagaagaagagcaagAAGGAGAAGAATAAGAAGGCCAAGTTGGACATggatgaggaagaggaggaggaagaagaggttcTCAAAAAGGAGGAGGATCCTAACGCCATTACCAACTTCAGAATCTCCGAGCCTCTTAGGGCAAAGCTTAAGGAGAAGGGAATTGAGTCTCTCTTCCCGATTCAGGCCATGACCTTCGACATCATCCTCGATGGCTCTGATTTGGTTGGTCGTGCTCGCACCGGTCAGGTATATTTATGCCCTTATTTCTCAGCTCACGCTCTGATCTGTTATCaatattctatttttgtttttaagagaacaaagagaaaaaaaatcaattttttgtcCTGATTGGTAATGCTTCTTCTTAATTGCATTTGCACGTGTTTATGTTTGTTACCGAATATGTTGATTTGCCATGTTTCTGGAGTTTGAGCTTCAAGTTAGTTCTGGTATGATAggatacatatattaattaacaTATTAGGAATTAGTGTGGCCTAAGAAATACCATGTCTGAGTTAATTGAAGTATTTAGTTCTTTGGTGAATGGGGTTTCAATTTTGGCCTTGTAAATGATTATTATGAGAGGTGAAATAGTTCTGATGCTACGcaatttttttgtgttttaaatCATCCTGCTCGTGCATTTTCAGGGTAAAACTCTGGCTTTTGTGTTGCCCCTACTAGAGTCTTTAATCAATGGTCCTGCCAAAGCGTTCAGAAAGACCGGTTTTGGGAGGGCTCCAAGTGTCCTTGTTCTTTTACCCACCAGGGAATTGGCAAATCAGGTATACTTAACTAGTTAACTTACAATAGCTGACTGCGGAAGTGGTTTAAGTGCTTTTATTTGCAGTTATATTTATGTTTGTTTCTTCTGTTGTGGATTAGGTGTATGCTGATTTTGAAGTTTATGGTGGGGCAATGGGATTGAGTTCTTGCTGTCTATATGGTGGGGCTCCATACCAGACTCAAGAGAGTAAGCTTAGGAGAGGTGTTGATATTGTTGTTGGCACTCCAGGTCGTGTGAAGGTATTGCCTGTATAATATTTGTTGGTTTCATATAATGGTTTTTCATTTTGCAATATGATTCATACCTATTGCCAATGGTTAATAGTAGAAGCTTCAGTCTATTTAATGGCTATTGTTGATTTTATTTAGGATCATATAGAGAGGGAAAATATTGACCTGAGCCAGCTAAAGTTCCGTGTCCTTGATGAGGCTGATGAGATGCTCAGAATGGGTTTTGTTGAAGATGTGGAACTAATTCTaggtattttgtttgatttttgcctCTTtggccaatttttttttaatctgtaatttataaattatttgagGCCACTGATGTTCCATGCCAGTGTTTGATTTTTTACTCTGCAGCTTCCTTCTTTTTTCAGTATAACAATGGTCCTTGATTTTTACAGGCAAGGTACAAGATGTTAGCAAAGTTCAGACACTTCTTTTCAGTGCTACTTTGCCAGACTGGGTTAAGCATGTATGTTTGTGATCATCCTATGTTCTAATTCATTTTTTTACAATATATTTTTTTCCTTATGAAATGTTATTTTGTTGTCAGATTTCTGGAAAATTTCTGAAACCAGATAAAAAAACTGCAGATCTGGTGGGAAATGCAAAAATGAAGGCTAGCACCAATGTTAGACATATTGTTCTTCCATGTAACGGTTCTGCCAGGGCCCAGCTTATCCCAGACATTATTCGCTGT carries:
- the LOC107644737 gene encoding DEAD-box ATP-dependent RNA helicase 7 gives rise to the protein MPSLALSNGAVPSPKDNKKHKSKKEKKENNVDDAQAQQLNGAVSETKKKSSKKRKKLSSDEDEDDQKSETSSELVEPQNDEGLKSKEKKKSKKEKNKKAKLDMDEEEEEEEEVLKKEEDPNAITNFRISEPLRAKLKEKGIESLFPIQAMTFDIILDGSDLVGRARTGQGKTLAFVLPLLESLINGPAKAFRKTGFGRAPSVLVLLPTRELANQVYADFEVYGGAMGLSSCCLYGGAPYQTQESKLRRGVDIVVGTPGRVKDHIERENIDLSQLKFRVLDEADEMLRMGFVEDVELILGKVQDVSKVQTLLFSATLPDWVKHISGKFLKPDKKTADLVGNAKMKASTNVRHIVLPCNGSARAQLIPDIIRCYSSGGRTIIFTEKKESASELAGLLPGARALHGDIQQSQREVTLSGFRSGKFMTLVATNVAARGLDINDVQLIIQCEPPRDVEAYIHRSGRTGRAGNTGVAVMLYDPRRSNVSKIERESGVKFEHISAPQPDDIAKAVGGEAAEMITQVSDSVIPAFKSAAEELLNNSGLSAADLLAKALAKAVGFTEIKKRSVLTSMENYVTLLLEIGKPMFTPSFVFGILRRFLPEEQVEAVQGLTLTADGNGAVFDVPAKDLDIYLTGQQKAGNVSLEVLKTLPRLQEREQPRGGRFGGGRGFNDRNGGNRFGRGGGRNGRFGQNDRFSNGRGNFNKGGKRW